Below is a window of Lagenorhynchus albirostris chromosome 18, mLagAlb1.1, whole genome shotgun sequence DNA.
tttaatacactaATActacaaaattgttttaaaagaagtgtctctttttccttttgcttttaactGCCATTGATAAAAGCATAACTgccaagaaaactttttttttttttttaaatagggtcAGGGCCTCTAAAGCGTCAAGTAAGGTAAATTGTTTCCTCCCTTGTAGCTGAAATTGCtatgttgttttaaatttccagCTCCAAATTAATGAACAGTTTTCTCTGTAGTGTAAGAATGGGTTTGGCAGTGTGAAGATCAGAGCAATCTCTTCTTCATTAAATTGGGCAAAGAGTACtcactggttctcaaactgttAAATGGATATTAGGGTTTTTAATGAATGGAACATTTATTTTTGTGCCAGCTCAACTAACAACATTGACATGATTAGCATACATTTTGGCAACCGTTCTAGCGCAAGGTGTTAGAAAAAAGGGGCTTTTATCTTTGAGCTTAATTTACTTTAACTTTActggttatatatatttttaaagtgaatgagATATTTTTGTAAAGGAAATCTTGGCACAAGAAGTTATTCAGAAATATGTCCTTTTATTAATGTTACAGGCATTTTTTTCATGCTAGAGATGAAATCCATACCCCAAACACATGAACCTTCTTCAAactcataaaagaataaaatgttttgttattTATACTGATAATTAAATCATTGCATTTGTagacgactttttttttttaatggttctaCTTGTTTCACATGTATTTCTTCCCTGTAAAAGAGAGAAATCAGATATAAAAATGACTGGTGGAGGATGGTTTCCTCCATTGCTCTATATCAATTATGAATGAAAAGTTTGGGGAGTTAAATGTTCTTACTTTCTTAGCTCAGTGGCCTCTCATAAAAAAGGaatttccaataaaaatatatatcctttttgTAACAAACACTACTGCCTCAtatgcttattattttatttattaaaattctcaaattgaagaaaacaagaaaatgagtTAATACCTATTCAAAAGGTCTTGAGTTTTTGTAttcaattctttttttgcaatgtgtttttattttaaaatttattgaaagcaCTTGTAACACAGCTAACAGAGGATTTGTTATAAGTATGTATTAAAATGAGTGTTTATAATTGATTCTAAGTCATAATAAAttaatatgcatatacacatgcatGGGTGTAAATTTTCATGTGAACTTCTATCAAACACATAGGCATActctttttctattatatatatatacatatatatatatgtgtgtgtgtgtctatatatgtcTATAACTACACatgtatttataataatttaccaAATGTTTAATTAAGTAATGAATTAGTTTAATATAAACGTTAACATAACAGAATATTTAGTTTACCCACATTTACCTCTAAAAGCAAATGAATGCCATTAACAGGAGCTTCAGTAAAAGAACAAGCCCATGTTcaaatataaaacagtaaaaatgagaaagaaattatgaaaatatataccTTTAATTTGCAGACATAGAAACACTTTTGGTACAGTACAGACACATGATGCCCAAAAGTAGAATGATCCAGTTTAAGCTAACACTTATTCTTTGTTTACAAAGATAATTTTGCTATAGctctcatataaaataaaatttccagctCACACATGGAAGTGAAGATGATCAATCACTGATAAACCAGCTTGCTTCACTGCAAAGTGTTCAGTAAAAGctaaattatcaaagaaatcTGCTGCTGGGCTTACAAATAAACTCTTGGACCTAATCCAAAGCCAAAGAAAGGAAGCCAGAACCGGTAGCCAACAAacctaaacaacaacaaaaatataagtaTAACTTTCATAGAAAAGGTCCAGCTAAAACAACCAGTAGTGTCCACCAGCTTctagaataattttgttttaataagatttttctttttttctgtaacacGAGTTAAAGTATATAAGAATCTAATACATAACCCAAGTATAGAACACTACTGACAAGTTGTGAAAGCATGAAAATGTCATGAACACCTATGAAGCAACTAAGATTGAAACATATCTTTGCTTCTGACTGTTTCTCTTGCACATAATTTCTAGttacattttctttaagaaagaatatatatattttcccttgtAATAATAACAAGTGCAGTGGTAAAGCAAACAGAAAGCAACCAGAGTACACAGAAGGCGAATTAATCTTCAGCACGTCAGATCTTTAACACATGGCAAAGCGTTTATCCTTGCTAAAAAAGAATTGCGCTTCTTTGTGAAGTCTTCTCTTTCAAATTATACATTATGCACTTGTGAGGTAATAAACATTCTGTTTacaaatgcatttcttttcttttttatcatacgTTTAAGTGGGGTGACATTCCATTTACTTTAATTTCATCTTTGTTTAATgttaaaaacaatatatttaaaatagactcTTTCATTAATTTCATGTACAACTGTCATGTACAATACCTTAAAAGAGTTCCCTGCAAAGGAGCAGCTGGTGCCCTCTTGTGGTTAAAGGACTTTTTTAGCCAAAAATGCAATGTACCATTTTCTTACCTTATTCCCGGGTTTTAACAATCATCTGCTTGGTGTATGAAAGCTGCAAATCATGTCCAAGCTTTTTTTTATAACAGTTCCAAAGCTGTTAGTaccaattttcattaaaaaaatgctgtACACATTTTATAACCTctgattttgaatttaaaaacttGTAAACAGCTATTTACAATACAGTACAAGTTATAAATTAGATGTCCAACACTCTTTGGGTGGTGAAGACTCTCCAAAGTCAGTTAAAACATCTGTTActccacagcaaaaaaaaaaaaaaatcaaatattagaAATATCCATTGGTTTCCTCTCTCTCATATGCaagtcaatttttccttttaatggaaTTTGTACTCCCAAATTTTCATCCTCCCTGTGATGCCTTTTCCCTCTCAAACAGATGTACATGCCCATCCCTGTTACGAGAGTGATAGAACCCAAGCTTATTACAGACAGAGCTACTAAGGTGGGCATACAAGACACAGGCTCAACTTTCCTATGAGTCGGTTCTATGGAGATCTGTGGTTCTTTCTCCTCTATGTTAATTTCTGGTTCCTTTCTTAAAAGACTCTCAATGTAGCTCTCATTACTGACAGTGTCATTGACAAATAGGTTCACCATGACCGTGGAATGGAGAGGTTCGGGATAACCATGATCACTCACTTTCACCAGTAAACGATGGAGCCCATAATCTGTCTGCAGCAATGCCTCTTCCAAAGTAATGTTGCCAGTTTTAGGGTCAATCCTAAATGACTCAGGCCTAGGACCTCTTCTCCCTATGATGCTGTAAGCTATGACAGCATTCATGCCTGTGTCTTTGTCAATTGCATAGACCTCTGTAACTGGGGAGCCAGGGAGAGTAGAAGGTAAAACCAACAGGTAAGACATGTTAGATTGAGGAAATAAAACAAGAGGTGGGTTGTCGTTGATATCTAGAAGGAGAATTGTGATTTTTGTAGTAGAGGAGAGGGGAGGCTCACCTCCGTCAACAGCTTCAACCCACAAAGTATAGGAGCTTTGCTGCTCTCTGTCCAAAGAGACTTTGGCTCTCAGCGTGCCCTTTCCTGTGTCTATGACAAAAATATCACTCTGGTTCACCACGGAGAGGGCAACCCATCCATTTTGCCCAGCATCGGCATCTGTTACACTAATTATTCCAATTTCACCATATCCTGGAAAGTTTTCTGGCACAAAGAAGCTGAAGTCCTTGTTGATGAACCTAGGACTGTTGTCATTTTTATCCAACACTGTGATAGCCACGGTGGCTACTGATTCTTTGGGTGGCTTCCCAGAGTCAACAGCTCTGACTGTGTActtgtacttttctttctcttctcgaTCCAGCTGAGTAGAAACTGTCAGAACTCCTGTGACACTGTCTAAGGAAAAGTATGATGGAGCATCAGGTCCCAGAAAATATGAAACTTGTCCCCTCTCTCCACTGTCAGCGTCTGTAGCATCTAGCTTAGTCAAAAAGGCATTGGGTGAGTTGTTTTCTTCAATGGTTAGTTCCACCAACGGTTGAAGGAAAATAGGAGCATTATCATTGTCATCTAAAAGTTgcactttaatcatttttttgaCATGAAATCCCTCAGAGTTCCAGGCTACCACAGCTATTTCATAGAACTGCTGTAGCTCATAATCCATAGGTTTTGTGGTTTCTAGCAGATATTCATTACTGTATGGTTTGTAGGGTGATAACCTAAATGGTCCTTCACCATCCAAGTAGCAGTTCACCTTGTATTTACCTTCTGGATCTCTTATGGTGAAAAATGCAATTGGAGTTTTAACAGGTTCCAGTTCTTTCAGGTAAACAATACCATCTATCTCATTCGCTATATAACGAGGGACAATTTCAGGTGGTCTGAAAATGACTTTGATAATGGTCACCAGGGCAGTTATCATAGCAGGGATGCAGCCCGGCCCATTAGCAAGAATGGTGAGCTTGTGTGTTTGCAGAACACTTCCCCCAATCTTACTGAAAAGTTTAATGACTCCAGTGTTTTCATCCAGATGGAATAAATCCTTGGATACTTGTGGAACTTTCTGGCTATAAGAGTAGGTGACCTGAGCATTGTTTCCCAAGTCTCTGTCCACAGCCTGGACAACTGCAATCGGTGTGCCCACTGTAGCATTCCCATACACAGTGGCATTGATTTGTGAGTCTGTGAAGAGAGGGCAATTGTCATTAATGTCACTTATGCCAATGGTGAGGGTGGCGCTGCCCAACAGTGGTGGAGACCCACCATCCTCAGCTATGATGATGCTCACATACTGGTCCTGGGTCTCCCTGTCCAACAGTCCCATGACAATTAGGTAGGGGGTTCGCTCCCCATTCTCATTCTCCTCCACGTCCAGGGTGAACATACGATGGTAGTCCAGCAAGCGGTAGGTCTGAACTCCGTTAGTGCCTATATCTCGGTCCATGGCAGGATGCTCTATGGCCAGCCGGGTGTTTACAGGTGCATTTTCTGGGACCCAAACCGATATTTCGGAAACAGGGAACTGTGGGGCATTGTCATTGATGTCCCGGATAGCGATTTTCACCTTCACAAACCTAAAGTATTCCTGAGGCAGGACCAGTACATCCAGAAGCAAAAGACAAGAGTCAGCGGAAGGCGAAGAGGAGATGGAAATGCTGCCCCTCCAGGCAGCCCCTCCACCTCCTTCAAGACACAGGGCCTCCCTGTCGATCTCCTGGGCAGAAGTGTGCAGCTCCCCGGAGCGATTGTCTAGGATCACGTACTGGCCACTCAGTCCCTGGGAGGCCAGGctgaaggagagaggagggtTCCGCTCAGCGCCGCTGTGCTCCGGGGGCTGCGACTGCGGGTCCTGCCTCCCTGCTCCGTGCACCAGACGCAGGTCCTCGGCCAGGCTGCCGATGAGCACCCCCGCGGGCAGTCCCTCGTTCAGGCTGTACAGAAGCTCCGTGGCCCGGCTGTAACTCGCCAGGCAGTTGAAGGGTCCCACGAAGAGGAAAAACAGAAGCAGATGCTGAACGTGGGGGGTGGAGAGAAGGCTTATTACACACACGCGGAAAACACAGAGCTTGGAGTCAGAACTATTGCCCTGGGATCATTCTGGCTCCATCCCCATTCCCAAAGGCAAACGCTCCAGGCAGAACGGGGTGAAAAGGAAACTTGCTGTAAAGGAGAGATCTATGGGGAAACAGTGTCTCCaaaacttaatttttctctttactttctacATCTCCCCCCGACCCCTGCCCCTGCCCGTCTCCCCATCACCACCTCGCTCAGTTAATATTCGGAATCCCAAACCATAACTCATCCCTGGAAGTACATGTCGGAGTGGAGAGGACTGCGCAACGCGACAGAGAAACCACCAGGGTAGgtcatggggagggagggggctggtaGTGGAGAGGACCGAGAGGTGGGCACTTTATTTTCCATTGAAATGTTTCTACCACTAAGATCCCCGAAATGCGAAATGTGTTGCATCCCTTGCTATGAGAccgataacaacaacaacaacaacaataataataagtaaCTCTACCCCCTCGGACTCCCTACCCCACCAAATAAATGCTTTAGGTCGGAagaattgattttcattttagtgCGTATCTAAACTCAAATCGAAAGGATCTGTATTTCCACCCCCTAACAAGCTCTCACTAATCCCCCTCCCTTAGGGAAAGAGAAGTAAATGTGGGAAATGATTATGCAAAAACAATTTGTCAATTGCAGTAGACAGTCACAGCCAGATGCTGGCCGCAGGAAACAATCTACGAACCCCTTTATCTCAAAGCCAATTGAGCACACCCCAGCCTCCTCCACCTCATCTGCCTACATTTCTGCTTCAGAAACTTCTCACGAGCCAAGGACTTGCCTATTCCTTGCTAAAATGCAGACACATTATCCCAAACTCCCGTTCCCTCCACCCAACCTTCCTGGGAAGTTTAAATTAAGGTAAAAGGTTTGAGAAACCATAAAGGAGTGGGAACTGCTCCACAGTACTGTAACTTGTCGGGGCCGCGAGGCTCGTGGACCCCTACTCTTACCGGTAGGTGTCTGTGTCTGGTGCTGCTCCTGGAACGACTTAGACGCCCCATATCCAGGCGCGGGTGCCAGGTCGCCGGGCGCCAGCTCACTGGCAGGGCCCTCGAGCTGCGCGCATCCCCTCGGCTGCGCATTCCCTTGGAGGCTGCAGTCGGCGCGCTCCTGACGGGGAGGCGACAGAAGACACTCCCTCTCTGTGCATGCAAATGGCTAGGGAACTTCAGCCAATAGTCACTGGCTCGTCAGTTAAGGACAGCAGCTCaaggtggggcggggggcagaaAGGTGAGGGGGTACCGAGGCACGGTCATGGTTTCCTGTCCTGGACCTGGGTTAAGTCCAGACCCCGGCGGAGGAGCCGGAGCGGGGACTTGCCTCTGAAGACGGCGACTAGGCGCCACCCGGTCGGACTCCGGGGCGCTTGTCCACCGTCCTCCCTCCTCGCAGCACCAGTCAGGACCCAAGTTCACAGGTTGCGAGCGTGAGAGGGAGAATTAGACTAAATTAATAAGCTTGAATTTACATCtgattagagagagaggaagtcGGCACTACGGAGCAATCACAGGCGCGATCCCCAAACGCCTGCTTTGCCACCAGTTCTTCCGAGAGACTTGGATCCAGCAGTGtttgcacagagaaagaaaatccaCTTTCTCTGCAGAGAGAAGGAACTTCAAACTCTTAGTAAGACGGTCTGAAGCAGAGAAGCAAATATATGAAATCGGTGAAGGTTTCGACGTGCTTTAATTTTGAAGCTTCGCAGTTGGCGGTGACAAAGCTTCTGCCAATTTCCTAGTTGTAGGCGCAAGTGTCTCTGGGTGTCTGCCTTGTGGTCTTTTGAGACAACCGCGGCTTCTGGCTAAGGTAAAGAGCCAAGAGGGAGAGTGGCAACAATTGCTTGGTAACAGAAGTGGTTCTGCCTGCAAGCAATTTTACCAGATTTCTCTAAGggatgtattttttgttttttctttttttggagagcACTCACTGAAGCCtaggttcaaaaaaaaaaaaggctacatttcaagttattactttttttttttttcttagaatttttactGGGAAAGGAATTCTGAAGGAGTGTGGTGGAGAATGCTTGGCTATCCCCTCTGGCTCTGACACTAAATAACCGTATgaccagtttcctcatttatgaagTCAGGGCTGGTGAGAAGCTCCAGTGCATTAAGTCCATGAAACACTTTTTGATCTGCAGGGTGCGATGTAAGTAGTGGTAAAGACCATTGGCCTTTccctgagtagacatttctcttCATCCCTAGGTTTCCATAATATCCTGTGGGCTGCCCTGAGCATAAAACCCTCTCAGCTGAGTAACTAATGACCAAACCTGGAATAGAAAAGTCCTCCTCCTGGGTTAGAGAAAGATCTGACATCTTGTGTTTTCCATAGGATCcacttcaattttctttttctactgtaTGCTAAATAGAATATAAATTGCTTAGCAGAGCTAATTGTTTTGCTTCTGACCCTTCCTATTTTCTCCTCATCCCGACTAATCCTAGAGAGTCCTAAATAATTGATAACACACTACATCAAAACACCTGGTGTGTGTAACAACTTCTTATTGCACAAATGGGGCTGTACATGGAGTTCGCAAACAAAACCTTCTGTAATACATATCTGGCTTATAAAATCAGCTTCTTTAAGTTCTTTGGAGTGAAACTGGAATGCTGATGAAGTGGTAAACACACAGGAACATGTACATGTACGTGTAAGGCCATCACACAGCTGATAAACAAAACACAGTCAGGCAAGTATGCTTTGCCTCTCCTTGCTTCTTCAGCTGCTCATTCTGCCCTACAGTTGAACTTTTACCACATAATTGGTAAATAATTATACTTTGGGGTCTGTAGTTGAAACATATCTGACTCCAAAAATCAGTAGAAAGCTGCTTCTGAAATGTGTTTAGTTTATGTCTTCACACGATATCCACAGCTTCTGAAAGTTTGAGGCACATGGCCAGAATTAGGCAATCCATCCATGGTCAGGATACATACAGGCTAGACCCACAATCTGAATTAATTCTACATTTATACAGAGAGCAACAGCAGTAGACTCTATATCCCCTTACAGTTCATGCCCTCTCCAACAGGTTAAGATCACTCACctattttgatgaaaatatagGGGTTTCTTTCTTTAGTTTATCCTTTTTTTACAAGGACACTACATTCAGCAATAGTTTTCTGTAGTGTTTCTAAAAAGCATGACCATATAAACTATAATGTAAGTTGAAACACCTAAATTAAACATTCTGGAGATAATGTTTGGGACAACAATAATAACCTACTTTGCTCTAAGTTACTGTGGTTATTGCAAAGTCCCTGCATGGAAATTTGTCATCAAGGCCAGCACAATTTGGGGGAATACCTTACATGACACATTCCAAACTGTTAACTGAGCTGCTTGTTATTATCTTTCCTCTTTGAAGATCTAAGTAGAGATTTCAACTGTAattgggcttaaaaaaaaaaaaaaaaacaaattcccttctctcttcccttgtaTCTTCTTACTGTGCACCATGAAAGTGTTCACAAACTCCTGTTCCTTATGACGCCAGCTCTGTGACCTGCCATCTGGTGTTAcatatttctttctaaagatgACTTAGAGAGCTTCTATGCTATTAGTCCCTTGAAAATGATACTTATAATGAACTTCTCAGATGTCTCAATTGCTCTGGGCCTGCTTCCCAGGTGTTCTGTAAAAATCAATCTAGAAGAATAGCTAGATTATAAGCCTCCCAAGCTTACTTTTTCTATAGACAAGGAAAATAACGTGATACAATAGATGGCACTGAGCTGAGCCAGGGGATTAGGATGCCCTTCTCTAGGTGGTTGCGACGTCACAGTGTGACTTTAGACAAGTCAGCAGACCTCTCTGTttcaatttcttataaaaataccCATACAcactacatacacatatatgaggGAAATGGCTTACCTAATATATGTCTGTGGCAGACATTGCATAATGATACACAGGTTAATTTGATCCTTATTTACTGTGCTATATCACTGAAggttaataattttcatttactgCAAGGCTTCTCTCCTTGtagttttatctctttatttgcTGTGAGCATGCATCTATCAAACTTTGTACATTTAGCAAACAtatcttaaaacttttaaaattttgcagtACTGtgttttccaggtattttttattgtattttcaagTAACTGTGATTGTACCATTTAGAGTATTTTAATAACAGTATTCTATCCACAACATTTCATGTGATTTAATATATGCACAGATATTTAAACTTATTCTGAACCATACATAGTTCTATAATTGTTCTGGTTAATTCaagattataaataaatacaaattaagcatatgaacttattttaagattattttatgcaaatcaaatctacaatgggGTAccgcctcacaccagtcagaatggccatcattaaaatgtctacaaataacaaatgctagagatgatgtggagaaaagggaactctctcacactgttggtgggaatgtaaattggtacaaccactatggagaactgcatggaggttcctcaaaaaccaaaaattgagttgccatatgatccagcaatcccacttctgggcatatatccctagaaaaccataatttgaagaCACATACACCcttatattcatagcagcactattgacagtagaaacaacctaaatgtctattgacagttgaatggataaagaagatgtggtatatatacatatattatatatatatatatataaaatgaaatattactcagtcataaaaaagaatgaaataatgcaatttgcagtacatggatggacatagagattatcatactaagtgaagtaagtcagaaagagaaagacaaatgccatatgatatcacttatatgtggaatctaaaatgtgacagaaatgaacttatctaccaaaaagaaacagactcacacacatagagaacagacttgtggtttccaaggggTAGGGAGTTCAGGGGAGAGTAGGATTGAgtgtttgggactagcagatgcaaactattatatagaaaatggataaacaacaaggtcctattgtatagcacagggaactatattcaatatcctgtaataaaccataaaggaaaagaatatgacaaagcatatacatatgtatgtataatggaatcactttgctgtacaccagaaactaacacattataaatcattttatacctcaataaaaaagaaacaaaaagattattttattttttgcttgttaaTGTATGAAATTAGCAGTCCCTCTAGAGGtcttaaaatatgtgtgtgtatatatattatgtttatattatatatgcatgcatatatgtaaGTATAAA
It encodes the following:
- the PCDH20 gene encoding protocadherin-20, producing the protein MRSRGDARSSRALPVSWRPATWHPRLDMGRLSRSRSSTRHRHLPHLLLFFLFVGPFNCLASYSRATELLYSLNEGLPAGVLIGSLAEDLRLVHGAGRQDPQSQPPEHSGAERNPPLSFSLASQGLSGQYVILDNRSGELHTSAQEIDREALCLEGGGGAAWRGSISISSSPSADSCLLLLDVLVLPQEYFRFVKVKIAIRDINDNAPQFPVSEISVWVPENAPVNTRLAIEHPAMDRDIGTNGVQTYRLLDYHRMFTLDVEENENGERTPYLIVMGLLDRETQDQYVSIIIAEDGGSPPLLGSATLTIGISDINDNCPLFTDSQINATVYGNATVGTPIAVVQAVDRDLGNNAQVTYSYSQKVPQVSKDLFHLDENTGVIKLFSKIGGSVLQTHKLTILANGPGCIPAMITALVTIIKVIFRPPEIVPRYIANEIDGIVYLKELEPVKTPIAFFTIRDPEGKYKVNCYLDGEGPFRLSPYKPYSNEYLLETTKPMDYELQQFYEIAVVAWNSEGFHVKKMIKVQLLDDNDNAPIFLQPLVELTIEENNSPNAFLTKLDATDADSGERGQVSYFLGPDAPSYFSLDSVTGVLTVSTQLDREEKEKYKYTVRAVDSGKPPKESVATVAITVLDKNDNSPRFINKDFSFFVPENFPGYGEIGIISVTDADAGQNGWVALSVVNQSDIFVIDTGKGTLRAKVSLDREQQSSYTLWVEAVDGGEPPLSSTTKITILLLDINDNPPLVLFPQSNMSYLLVLPSTLPGSPVTEVYAIDKDTGMNAVIAYSIIGRRGPRPESFRIDPKTGNITLEEALLQTDYGLHRLLVKVSDHGYPEPLHSTVMVNLFVNDTVSNESYIESLLRKEPEINIEEKEPQISIEPTHRKVEPVSCMPTLVALSVISLGSITLVTGMGMYICLRGKRHHREDENLGVQIPLKGKIDLHMRERKPMDISNI